In a genomic window of Roseiflexus castenholzii DSM 13941:
- the proC gene encoding pyrroline-5-carboxylate reductase, giving the protein MLRDIRIAIIGAGIMGEAMISGLLKQNLIPADQIVATEPRAERREAIEQRYGVRVTDDNVEAAHWAQVTIFAVKPQTVPRLLPELRGALRDGELVISIAAGVPIRTYVQGLAHSAVVRAMPNTPAQIGEGMTVWTASPDVNEQQRGWARAILGSFGRQMFVDDETYLDMATAINGTGPAYIFMVLEAMIDAGVHLGLPRYMAEELVLQTMLGSVHYAMQSRRHPAELRNGVTSPGGTTAAALYELERGGLRTVLSDAIWAAYRRSAELGKTM; this is encoded by the coding sequence ATGCTGCGAGATATACGGATTGCGATCATCGGCGCCGGGATTATGGGCGAGGCGATGATCAGCGGCTTGCTCAAACAAAACCTGATCCCCGCCGATCAGATTGTCGCCACCGAGCCACGCGCCGAACGGCGTGAAGCGATCGAACAACGCTATGGCGTGCGCGTCACCGACGATAACGTCGAAGCCGCTCACTGGGCGCAGGTGACGATCTTTGCTGTCAAGCCGCAAACTGTGCCCAGACTTTTGCCCGAACTGCGCGGTGCGCTGCGCGATGGGGAACTGGTCATCTCCATTGCTGCCGGCGTCCCGATCCGCACCTACGTCCAGGGACTGGCGCACAGCGCCGTGGTGCGCGCGATGCCGAACACCCCGGCGCAGATCGGCGAAGGCATGACCGTCTGGACCGCATCGCCGGATGTGAACGAGCAGCAACGCGGCTGGGCGCGCGCCATTCTCGGCTCTTTTGGGCGTCAGATGTTTGTTGATGATGAAACCTATCTCGATATGGCGACCGCGATCAACGGCACCGGTCCCGCCTATATCTTTATGGTGCTGGAAGCCATGATCGATGCGGGGGTCCACCTGGGATTGCCGCGCTACATGGCGGAAGAACTGGTGCTGCAAACCATGCTCGGCTCGGTGCATTATGCCATGCAGAGCCGCAGGCATCCTGCGGAACTACGCAACGGGGTGACGTCGCCTGGCGGTACGACGGCCGCCGCGCTCTACGAACTCGAGCGCGGCGGGTTGCGCACTGTTCTCTCCGATGCGATCTGGGCGGCATATCGGCGTTCGGCGGAACTCGGCAAAACCATGTAA
- a CDS encoding serine hydroxymethyltransferase, translating into MLQTLWRSDPAVARIIDGEMRRQRDGLELIASENYASRAVMEAQGSALTNKYAEGYPGARYYGGCEWVDQVEDLARARVKELFGAEYANVQPHSGSQANMAVYFTFLRPGDKVLGMNLAHGGHLTHGSPVNFSGQLYTFVAYGIDPKTERIDYDQVAEIARRERPKMITVGASAYSRAIDFAIFRQIADEVGAFLFADIAHPAGLIAKGLLPSPIPYAHVVTSTTHKTLRGPRGGIIMMGKDFENPFGLKAAKSGRTLMMSELLDKMVIPGVQGGPLMHVIAAKAVGFGENLQPEFETYARQIIRNAQTLAGALMARGYHILSGGTDNHLMLIDLRNKGVSGKAAQEALDRAAITTNKNAVPNDDKSPLITSGIRLGTPALTTRGMKEPEMEQIAALIDDVITHINDDHTINRVREEVFALCARFPVPGLEPSA; encoded by the coding sequence ATGCTTCAGACCCTCTGGCGCAGTGATCCTGCCGTTGCGCGCATTATCGATGGCGAGATGCGCCGTCAGCGCGACGGATTGGAACTGATTGCCAGCGAAAACTATGCCAGTCGCGCCGTGATGGAAGCACAGGGTTCAGCGCTCACGAACAAATATGCCGAAGGATATCCGGGCGCACGCTACTACGGCGGCTGCGAATGGGTCGATCAGGTGGAAGACCTGGCGCGCGCGCGGGTCAAAGAGTTGTTCGGCGCAGAATATGCAAATGTGCAGCCGCACTCCGGGTCACAGGCGAACATGGCCGTCTACTTCACTTTTCTGCGACCCGGTGATAAGGTGCTCGGCATGAATCTGGCGCACGGCGGGCACCTGACTCATGGCTCCCCGGTTAACTTTTCGGGTCAGTTGTACACCTTCGTGGCGTATGGCATCGATCCCAAGACCGAACGGATCGATTACGATCAGGTGGCAGAGATTGCGCGCCGCGAGCGCCCCAAAATGATCACGGTCGGCGCCAGCGCCTATTCGCGTGCCATCGATTTTGCCATCTTCCGTCAGATCGCCGATGAAGTCGGCGCGTTTCTCTTCGCCGATATTGCGCACCCTGCCGGGTTGATCGCCAAAGGGTTGCTGCCTAGCCCCATCCCCTACGCTCACGTCGTTACCTCGACCACCCACAAGACGCTGCGCGGGCCACGCGGCGGCATCATCATGATGGGGAAGGACTTTGAGAACCCATTCGGGTTGAAGGCAGCGAAGAGCGGTCGCACCCTGATGATGTCGGAACTGCTCGACAAAATGGTCATCCCCGGTGTGCAGGGCGGTCCCTTGATGCACGTCATCGCTGCCAAAGCGGTCGGATTCGGCGAAAACCTGCAACCGGAGTTCGAGACGTATGCCCGTCAGATTATCCGCAATGCGCAGACACTGGCAGGCGCCCTGATGGCGCGTGGATACCACATCCTCTCCGGCGGCACCGACAACCACCTGATGCTTATCGACCTGCGCAACAAGGGAGTGAGCGGCAAGGCGGCGCAGGAGGCGCTCGACCGCGCCGCCATCACGACCAATAAGAATGCCGTCCCCAACGACGACAAATCGCCATTGATCACCAGTGGCATTCGGCTGGGAACCCCTGCACTGACCACCCGCGGCATGAAGGAACCGGAGATGGAACAGATTGCGGCACTGATCGACGATGTCATCACGCATATCAATGACGATCATACCATCAATCGGGTGCGCGAAGAGGTGTTCGCGCTCTGCGCGCGCTTCCCGGTGCCGGGGCTGGAACCATCCGCCTGA
- a CDS encoding type I glyceraldehyde-3-phosphate dehydrogenase, producing MARIAIHGFGRIGRSLLRVALKDNLWTPVSISDIRDVPTFAALFEVDTNYGRWHEDVVAGDNKFIIGGREIPYFNSLNALPDWGALGVDLVIDCTGRATVRNVAQQHLDRGAKRVLISAPSKSLQDCDAVLLAGINLDTFDPEKHKIVSMASCTTNALAPVVKVVLENFGIRHGLFSTVHAYTNTQSLTDQPMKDRRDSWAAAENLIPSSSGAARALQFIWKDLKITGKAYRVPVRTGSIAELNLVTEKPVTVQEVNDAFRKAAAEPPLKGIMGVLEDEWASSRIVGDPHSSIVDLPLTQVMGDTFLSVAAWYDNEMGYATRLAEVAVRLAV from the coding sequence ATGGCTCGAATCGCAATTCATGGATTCGGTCGTATCGGTCGCTCACTGCTCAGAGTCGCTCTGAAGGACAATCTCTGGACCCCCGTCTCGATCTCCGACATCCGCGATGTTCCAACGTTCGCTGCCCTGTTTGAAGTAGACACAAACTACGGTCGCTGGCATGAAGACGTTGTTGCAGGCGACAACAAGTTCATTATTGGCGGGCGCGAGATTCCATACTTCAATTCGCTGAACGCATTGCCCGATTGGGGAGCGCTAGGGGTCGATCTCGTCATTGACTGCACCGGTCGCGCAACGGTGCGAAATGTCGCGCAGCAGCACCTGGATCGTGGCGCGAAGCGCGTGCTCATCAGCGCGCCAAGCAAATCGCTCCAGGACTGTGATGCCGTGTTGCTGGCAGGCATCAACCTCGATACCTTCGATCCTGAGAAGCACAAGATCGTCAGCATGGCGAGTTGCACCACCAATGCGCTGGCGCCGGTCGTCAAAGTTGTTTTGGAAAACTTTGGCATCCGCCATGGTCTATTCTCGACCGTTCATGCGTATACCAACACCCAATCGCTCACCGATCAGCCGATGAAAGATCGCCGCGATTCGTGGGCTGCGGCAGAAAACCTTATTCCTTCGTCGTCGGGTGCGGCGCGCGCGCTTCAGTTCATCTGGAAGGATTTGAAGATTACCGGCAAGGCGTATCGGGTTCCGGTGCGCACCGGCAGCATTGCCGAACTGAACCTGGTGACTGAGAAGCCGGTCACTGTTCAAGAGGTCAATGATGCCTTCCGCAAAGCCGCTGCTGAACCGCCGCTCAAGGGTATTATGGGGGTGCTCGAAGATGAGTGGGCATCATCTCGCATTGTCGGCGATCCGCATTCGTCGATTGTCGATCTGCCGCTGACCCAGGTGATGGGCGATACCTTCCTGTCGGTCGCTGCGTGGTACGACAATGAGATGGGGTATGCAACACGCCTTGCTGAAGTTGCCGTGCGTCTCGCCGTCTAG
- a CDS encoding SDR family NAD(P)-dependent oxidoreductase — protein MRNIQKTIVLITGASYGIGAATARAFGRRGAHVLLLARTQSALEDVARDIRASGGAASVYPVDLTDARAVEEVAQQVLAAFGPPDILLSNAGAGRWLFIDETTPDEAVAMMAMPYFAAFSITRAFLPSMRARGRGHLAYVNSPASLVAWPGAAAYTAARWALRGFVEALRAELHGTRLRVTTIIPGLVATTYFEHNPGVLERVPGLARRLLPVLTADQAAAAIVRGIEHGRREIVLPGMLRLLYAAYAIAPGLVQYLTILTGARHDRRP, from the coding sequence ATGCGCAACATTCAGAAAACGATAGTGCTCATCACCGGCGCTTCATACGGCATTGGCGCTGCGACGGCGCGGGCATTCGGTCGTCGGGGGGCGCATGTGCTCCTGCTGGCGCGCACACAGTCGGCGCTGGAAGACGTGGCGCGCGATATTCGCGCATCAGGAGGCGCAGCATCGGTCTATCCGGTCGATCTGACCGACGCGCGCGCGGTAGAGGAGGTGGCGCAGCAGGTGCTCGCTGCGTTTGGTCCGCCCGATATTCTCCTGAGCAACGCCGGCGCGGGGCGCTGGCTGTTCATCGACGAGACGACGCCGGATGAAGCCGTTGCAATGATGGCGATGCCGTACTTTGCCGCTTTCTCCATTACCCGCGCATTTTTGCCTTCGATGCGCGCGCGCGGGAGGGGCCATCTCGCGTATGTCAACTCACCGGCGTCGCTGGTGGCGTGGCCCGGCGCGGCTGCGTACACCGCCGCGCGCTGGGCGCTGCGTGGCTTTGTTGAAGCGCTGCGCGCCGAATTGCACGGTACGCGCCTGCGGGTCACGACGATTATTCCGGGGCTGGTTGCAACGACGTATTTTGAGCATAACCCTGGTGTCCTGGAGCGTGTGCCAGGGTTGGCGCGCCGCCTGTTGCCGGTTCTGACGGCTGATCAGGCGGCGGCAGCCATTGTGCGTGGGATTGAACACGGCAGGCGTGAGATCGTGCTGCCGGGCATGCTGCGCCTGCTCTACGCTGCCTATGCCATCGCTCCGGGTCTGGTTCAATACCTGACGATCCTGACCGGTGCTCGCCATGACCGACGACCATGA